AGTGGTGCGTCCCTGTCTTTTAGATTCAAACCCCTTTAAAACCTGTTCGATAATATTTTTTTCTTCGTCATTTAGCTGATCAAGCTGCAGCTGATTAAGTGTATTCATCTTACGCCCCCTTTTAACCATTCAATCCATTTTACCATAAAATATAAGATGAATATGAAGAGGAGGGAGTCGGATGACTAACAGCGACAGGCTGGAATCTTTCAAGCATTATCTGAGAAAGAATCCTGAACTGATTAAAAAGGTGAGGCAACATGAAAGCTCATGGCAGGAGTTGTATGAAGAGTGGCTGCTGCTCGGAGAGGACAGTGGGCAAAAAATTGAATTTGACCAGTTGTTTTCAACAATGAAGGAGAAGCTGCAGCATTTTGATCCGTCACAAATTGAAGAGTACTCTAAAAAACTGCAGTCAGGTCTGGATTTTTTTCAGGAGATGCTGAACCATTTTAATCGTGAGAAGGAAGCTGAACATGATATCCTGATGAAACAATGGAAACAATGATTCATTTCACGTATTTCATGTTATGATAAAAGTGGAGGTGCGAAATATGTTAGCGACAATGGAAAGAATCCAGCTGCTTGATGCGTCAGATGAGCTGTCTGAAATCATCCTGCAATCAGAAACATTAGAGAATTATTACGAGAAGTACCGCACTTTAAAATCGTCCACCACGTCGATGGATAAAATATATAAGTTTAATGCGTTGAAGGAGCTGTATGAAGAGGTTCAGCGCTTTGGCAGGTATCACCCTGACTACGCCAGTGTGATGAAAGAGATCCGTGAGACAAAGCGGGATATGGATATGGACCCGAATGTGGCACAGTTCAGAGTAGCTGAAAATGAACTGCAGCAGCTGCTTGATGAAGTGAGCGCACTGATTGG
This region of Jeotgalibacillus malaysiensis genomic DNA includes:
- a CDS encoding regulator, with the protein product MLATMERIQLLDASDELSEIILQSETLENYYEKYRTLKSSTTSMDKIYKFNALKELYEEVQRFGRYHPDYASVMKEIRETKRDMDMDPNVAQFRVAENELQQLLDEVSALIGHAVSENVKIPTGNPFFDSQSGCSGGCGSGGGCSCSA